Genomic DNA from Pseudodesulfovibrio senegalensis:
CATCCTGCCGCTGATCATGGGGTCCGTGTGGGTGACCCTTCTCTCCTCGATCATCGCCATCCCGCTGGGCGTGATGACCGCCGTGTATCTGGCGGAGATCGCGCCCGACAAGGTGCGTGAAGTGGTCAAGCCCATGGTCGAACTGCTGGCCTCGCTGCCTTCGGTGGTCATCGGCTTTTTCGGGCTTGCGGTGGTGGCGCCCATTCTGCTGGAGGTCTTTGACATCCGGTTTGGCGTGAACATGCTCAACGCGTCCATCATGCTCGCCTTCATGGCCGTGCCCACCATCACCTCCATTGCCGAGGACGCCGTGCATTCCGTGCCGGACGAACTCAAGGAAGGATCGCTGGCGCTGGGGGCCACGCATTTCGAGACCATCCGCCGGGTAATCCTGCCCGCGTCCCTTTCCGGGCTTTCCACGGCCGTGATTCTGGGCATGTCCCGTTCCATCGGCGAGACCATGGTCGTGCTCATGGTGGCGGGCGGCGCGGCACGCATACCCACATCCATTTTCGATCCGGTGCGTCCCATGCCCGCGAGCATTGCCGCGGAAATGGGTGAAACCAGCTTCGGACTCGAACGGCACTATTTCGCCCTGTTCGCCATCGCCATGGTGCTGTTCGTCATCACCTTTCTTTTCAACCTCCTTGCCGACCACATTGCGCACAAATACAAGCAGGTCGGCGCCGCCACCCTGTAAGGAGAGCGAGGAATGAGCCAAATGGTACACGATTCCATTGCCGATCAGATCACCGACGACACCGGGCTGAACACCCGGCGCAAGCTGACGCAGGAGTTCTGGTTTTTCCTGTTTCGCATGGCCGTGGTCATCAACGGGCTGGCCCTGTTCATCATCGTCGGCTACATGGTCTATTACGGCCTTCCCGCCATTTCGTGGGATTTTCTCACGGGCCTGCCCACCGAGGGCGGCCTTGCGGGCGGCATCCTGCCCTGCATCATGGGCACCTTCTACCTGAGCATGGGGTCCATGCTGCTGGCCCTGCCCATGGGCGTGGCCTCGGCCATCTATCTGCACGAATACGCGCGCCCCGGCCTGTTCATGCGCATCGTCCGGCTGGCCATCAACAACCTTGCGGGCGTTCCTTCCGTTGTTTTCGGCCTGTTCGGCATGGCCTTTTTCGTGGCCAGCCGCGATCTGGGCGGACTGGGCATGGGCGTTTCCATTGCCGCGGGTTCGCTCACCCTTGCCGTGCTCATCCTGCCGGTGATCATCGGCACCTCCGAAGAAGCGCTGCGCTCGGTGCCCGACACCTACCGCGAGGCATCGCTGGGGCTTGGGGCCACCAAGTGGCAGACCATCGTCAGGGTGGTGCTTCCGGCGGCCCTTCCCGGCGTATTGACCGGCTCCATCCTGTCCATCAGCCGCGCGGCGGGGGAAACCGCGGCCATCATGTTCACGGCCGCGGCCAGTTACAATCCCCGGCTGGCCGGTTCCATTTTCGACGAGGTCATGGCCCTGCCGTACCAGATATATTCCCTGTCCGTGTCCTCCACGGACCCGGAACGGACCCTGCCCCTGCAGTACGGCACCTCGCTGGTGCTCATCACGCTGGTGCTGGGCATGAACCTCATTGCCATCGTGCTGCGCAGCAAGCTGCGCAAGCGGCTGACCAAGTAGGCCGGGTCACGGTTTGAACGCATACGGGAAAGCCCCCTGTCCGCATTCCGGCGGGCAGGGGGCTTTCGTTGTTTGTTGTGTCGGCATCGCGCCGTGACCGCGGCGCCTGAGTCCCTAGGGCGCGGCAGTGCCGGCCTGTCCGCCCTGGTTGCGGATTCGCAGCATCTCCGAGACAACCTGGGCGGCCTGGGCGGCATAATGCTGCGCGGCAATCTTTTTGACAGCGGCGCGCTGTTCATCGTTTTCCGGTACGAAGTGCGGCCGCTTGTCCTCCACCAGCGTTGTCGAGGCGATGGCCTTGGTGCCGCTTTGGTCCAGATTGAGAAGCCACACGAAGTAGCGCACCTCGCGGTCGGAAGGGATTTGCAGCGTATAGGCCTTGGCCCTGTCCGAAGTGGCCTTGGAGATGACATACAGGGTGCCCGAGGTGATCACGTCGATAACCGGAAAGGCCGTGCCCACGCCGGGGGTCATGCCGCCGCTGCTGTAGTCCCACAGAAATTCGCTGGACCGGACCATGTAGCCGGAGTTTTCTCCCTCGCCACAGACGCGCAGGCCTGCATCTTCCAGGCCTTTCTTCAAAAGGGCGTTGTATTCTTCGGCGAGTTTCGGGTTGTGGAGGGTCTGGTCGGAACCCTGTTCCTTCAGGATATCGGTCCCCAGGGCGATGCAGCCGCAATCAACGGGCAGTGTCGCGGACGGTTTGGATTTGGTACAGGCGCACAGGCATAGCAGCAACACGGAAAACAGGAGTGTCTTTTTCATTGTTCCCCAACACTGAATGAATTGTTTGTAGCGAAAAGGTCCCATGAGGACGGCCATGACGGTATCCGGACAGATACAGCGTATCGTGCCGTTGTTCAATAATAGAAGGGTATGGTCGGGGATATTTCGTGGTTGTTTTGTTGCGCGTTGTGCCTACGTGCAGCGCCTCTGTCCCGGCGTCACGTCGCAGCAGGCCCCTTGTGCGCCGTCTTTCCCGGCTCCACAATGAAAAAGGCCGGGTGGGGAACCCGGCCTTGCCGCTTGTGAGAGAGCCGCTTCCCGCACGGCCTTTGGCCGAGGCGGGCTTGGAGGGGATTCGGCGGATGGGCTATCCGCCTTCTGATGCACGTTCGCAGGGATACCACGGCTCGTTCACCTTTCGGCCCGAACCGAGCAGCGTGATAACCTCGGGAAGCATGTTGGACACAAGCGGGGTGAAGGGCGTGTATTTGTATACGACCCGGACCTCCACCACCTGACACGGTTCGCCGGGGTTGCCCTCGACGCCGTCGCCGGTGGCCGAATGGTCGGGCCAGCTGCGCATGGTGATGATTTTCTGTCCGTTTTCAAGCGGATCGAGCATGGCGGACGTGGCCTCCACGATCCGCGTCTTGCGGGTGCCTTCCTCATAGCCCTGGCCGGTGGCCGCAAAGCGGGCTCCTTCCTGGGCCGCGCGCTGCACCGTGAGCCACGAGTAGCACAGGGCACCGCTTTCGATGACACCCATGATCAGCATGAACACGATGGGCAGCAGCAGGCCCACTTCCACGGCCGTGGCTCCGGCGCGGGAACCGGCGCTGCGTTCGTGGTCGTTGTGGCGTGAACGGTTCATTGTTGCCTCCTAGTTGAGCAAACGCCAGCCGAGGTGTCTGCCGATCTTCTTGAAAACGTCGTCGATGTCGTACACCGAAGGCGCATCGAAATAGTGGTCGTCCGTGCCCGGCTTGCTGGATGCGATCTGTTTCATGAGGGCCACGTCCGTGGTGTCCGAGTTGCCGAAGCGGATGGTAAAGATCTCGATGTCCGAATCCTTGGCCAGTTGGGCCTGTTCCAGCATGTCGCTGTTGAGCTGCCCGCCGTCTTCGCAGTGGGCCGAGTCCACGCCCATGCCGTAGTATGCGTTGGTCCAGTAGTTGTTGGGCTCGTAGCTCTGGGCATACCGGCCGCCGCAGCCGCCGTCCTCGTTGTCGCCGTCCGTGAGCAGGATCAGGATCTTTCTGTATTCTTCCGGGTCTCCGGCCTGCGGGTAGGGTGCGCCGGGGGTCAACATCAGGCGGCCCCATTTCATGCCCATGGGAATGATGGTGCCGGACCAGACGCCCTGGGCATCCATGCGGTTGAGGGTCTGGGTGATGGCGTACTTGTCCCCGGTCAGGCCATGGGACTTGGGAATGCCGGAGCATGTGTCCAGCGTGACCCAGTTGCGGTAGTAGTCGGGCAGGGCCCAGTACATGGGCATGAAGTCCTCGTGCATGCCCGTGTATTCGGAGCCGTCCCAGTTGCGGCATCCTGCGGGCAGGCCGTCCTGCACGTCGTCCTGCAGGCGCACGGTTCCCTTGAAGGGCACCAAGCCAACCTTGGAGCCGGGATCGGCGCCATCGGGCAGGATCAGGTCCACAAGGTTCAGGGCTGCGGCGCGCACCATGTTGATGGGCGTGCCTTTCATGGAACCGGAGTTGTCCACCACGAAAACCACCTCGAGCTTGTTGAAGCCCGCCGAGGCCTTGGCGGAAATCCATTTGTCCGTGATGCCGGCCACGCCCATGAGCAGGGTGGATACGTTGGCCTTGGCCAGCACGTTCACGCTGCGGATGTCGCTGCCTGAGGTGATGCTTTCCACTTCCGCGTCCGGATAGTTCTTTTCAAGCATGGCGTTGACTGCCGCAACCACGCGTCCGTTGCTCACGTCCGGGTCGTAGGGCAGTTCCAGGCTGCCTGCCAGTGCTGCCGAGTCCACGGCCGCCTGCAGTTTGGTCTTGGCCATGTACAGGTTGCCGAGGTCCACGGCCAGACCCACGGAAAGCACCAGGGCGCTGACGACCACGCCCATGAGGATGCTCACCGCACCGCTGCGGCTATTGCCGGGGCATGGTTGTCTGAGCCTTGAGAACGAACGGGTCGTTGCTGCCCGTGAGAAATTCGTATCCATCTTCGCCTCCGTTGAAGGGCGTGTATTGACAACTGACTATGACCGTGACTTCGGATTCCACCGTGTTGACCGTGGTGGTCAGGCTTTCCGGCGGAACATCGGATACCAGCGCCCGGACCAGCGAGGTCACGTCCGCGGATTCGCCTTCCATAAGTACCAGTCGCGCGCCTTCGCGGCTGGCCTCCTGCAGGGACGAATACATATGCATGGCGTTGGCCCCTTCCACGAGCATGAAAAGCAGCAGAAAAATGAATGGCAGCATCAGTGCCAGTTCGGTCGCGGCCATCCCGCTGCGTTTGGAGTCGTTTGTGTTCATGCCATTCTCCTTGCCAAGACCCTGTGCGGGTTTGTTCATTTCCATGATGGTATTGCAAAGCAATGGGCGTGCCAAAGAATCTGCCGTTCTGTATGTTTTATTAAAGTCCTTTATTTTCAACTATATGAACGAATGCAGTCGTCTGTGTGGTCCTGGCCCTGGCCAGCGATATGCACAGGGAAACGCATGGCTATCCATTTTTTGTGGATTCATGGCGGCGATTGGGGTATGCTGGAGCCGACATTGCAAAACCGGAGAATGGAACATGCCCATACGCGTGCTTGTTGTTGATGATGATGCCCCGTTTCAGGGGCTTTTGGTGGATGCCCTGACAGAACTGGGCTACGAGGTGGAAACCGCGTCCACGGCTGAAGAGGGCGTGGAAAAGGCCCGTGCCGGGCGTTTCGATCTTGCCCTGCACGACGTGAAGTTGCCGGGCATGTCCGGCATCGAGGCGCTGCCGCATCTGGCCGATGCCGCGCCGACCATGGATGTGATCGTCATGACCGGATACGCCACCAAGGGCTCGGGCGTGGAGGCCATGAAGCGGGGCGCCTACGACTATTTCACCAAGCCGTTCAGTATTTCCGAGATGGACGTCGTCATTCGGCGCGCTTTGGAAAAACGCAAGCTTGAACAGGAGCTTGAGACACTCAAGCGCAATCTGCGCGTGGACAGCCCGCTGGGGAACATCATCGGGCAGAGCCGCCCCATGCAACTGGTCAAGGAGCGCATCGAACGCGTGGCCGAACTGGATGCGGACGTGCTGGTGGTGGGCGAGACCGGCACGGGCAAGGAACTGGTTTCCGACACCATTCATGCCCTGAGTGCCCGTGCTTCCGGGCCGTTCGTCAAGCTCAACTGCGCGGCCATTCCCGAAAACCTGTTGGAAAGCGAATTGTTCGGCCATGAAAAGGGCGCGTTCACCGGGGCCAACGCCGTGAAGAAGGGTAGGTTCGAGCAGGCGCGCGGCGGCACCATTCTGCTGGACGAAATCGGCGACATGCCCTTGCATTTGCAGCCGAAACTGCTGCGCGCCGTGGAACAGAAACAGGTGGAGCGTCTGGGGGGCATGGCGCCCATATCCTTTGATGTACGCATCATAGCCGCCACCAACCGGGAACTGGAAAAACGTGTGGCCGAAGGCGAGTTTCGCTCCGACCTTTTCTACCGCCTGAACATCGCCACCATCGCCCTGCCCGCCCTGCGCGAACGCATGGACGACCTGCCTCAGCTGGCCGAGCGGTTCATCCAGCGCGCCAACCGCAGGCTGGGCACGGACATAGCCGGCATTTCGCCTGAGGCCATGGGCATCATGATGGCCTATGACTGGCCCGGCAACGTGCGCCAGCTGGCCAACGCCGTGGAGCGCGCCGCCATATTCTGCAAGGGCAGCCACATCACGCCCGCCGAGGTGGACCTGGCCTTTTCCCGTGCCGTGCCGCAGGGCGGGGTGCAGGGCGTTCCCGTGGCGCTGGACCCGGATACCACGCTCAAGCAGGCCATGCAGGATTATGAGCGCACCCTTATCAGCGAGGCCATGACCCGCACGGGCGGCGTGCAGACCGAGGCCGCGGCCCTGCTGGGCATCTCTCCCAAGAACCTCTGGAACAAGATCCGCAAGCATGGTCTGGACCCCATGGAGTTTGTTCAGACCTGATCTATTTTTTATAGACCGACCTTATATCCTGAAATAATTGACGATTATTGTGAACAGCCTCGCAGGGTTTGCTGCGAGGCTGTCCATTTTTTATGGATTATCGCGTTCGTTCATGTTCACAACGTTTGTGCTGCATGAGCGGATAATTATTTTTTACTCCAATTATTTCAGAATGATAAAAAAGAAAAATGAGCGTTTTTGAGCCAATGGCACGGTGGTTGCTCAATGAAGGGCATGCTCTTGGTAGGGCATGTTTGAGGAAGGGGAGACATCGGCGGGAAAAAACGAACAGTTCGGTTTTTACCGGAAGGAGAAAAGACAATGATCAGGACCAAGCAACTCATTTGCGACGAAGATGGTGCAACCGCTCTGGAATACGGCCTGATCGCCGCCTTGATCGCCGCCGCCATCGTGACCGCGGTCACCGCGCTCGGCACCAACGTGGCCGGTACGTTCAACGGCATTGCTTCCAAGATGACCGTGACCCCGTAAATTTTTTCGCAACCATTTTTTCAGCAAGGAGAAAGACAATGACCAAGATGATGCAGCTCATCCGCAGTGACGAAGGCGCAACCGCTCTGGAATACGGCCTGATCGCCGCCCTGATCGCCGCCGCCATCGTGACCGCGGTCACCGCGCTCGGCACCAACGTTTCCGGCACGTTCAACGGCATCGCTTCCAAGATGACCGTGACCCCGTAAATCTTTTCGCAACCATTTTTTCAGCAAGGAGAAAGACAATGACCAAGATGATGCAGCTTATCCGTAATGACGAAGGCGCAACCGCTCTGGAATACGGCCTGATCGCCGCCCTGATCGCCGCCGCCATCGTGACCGCAGTCACCGCACTCGGCACCAACGTTTCCGGCACGTTCAACGGCATCGCATCCAAGATGACCGTGACTCCGTAGCAACGGAAACCAAACGTTTCGGCCGGTTCCGGGGCGGAGGGAGGGAAAGCCCGCCGCCCCGGCCCCGTCTTCGAAAGGAGACGGACCCGGCATCACATGTCAGGTATTCGGGGGAGAACCATGGACATTGCCGCCGCCATCACGCTTCTGGCCGCCCTGGCCATAGCCGTCATCACTGATCTGCGCAGCCAGCGCATTCCCAACTGGCTCACGTTTCCGCTCATGCTTTCCGGTCTTGTCGCCCATGCCGTGGCGAACGGGCTGGACGGGCTGCTCTTTGCCTCGGCCGGGTTCGGACTCGGGCTGGGCGTCATGCTGGTTCCGTTTCTGCTGGGCATGATGGGCGCGGGCGATGTCAAGCTCATGGCCGGCGTGGGCGCGTGGCTCGGTGCGAGCACGGCGTTCGCGGCATTCATTTTCACCTGTCTCGTCGGCGGGGTCTATGCCCTGGTGGTTTTGCTCAGGCATATGGATCACCTCAAGGCCGTGCTGGCGAACTTCCGCGCTTCGGTGTTCATTCTCCTGTCCTCCCACCGGTTCGAATACGTTCCCGTGAAGTCCGAAAGGGTTCTGCCCCGGCTGTGCTACGGCGTGGCCATTGCCGCAGGGACCCTGGCATCCATGGGGCTGGCCTTTCATCGCACCGGACTGTTTTACGCCCCGTAGGGCAAGGAGAATCCCATGAGCCGATCTTCTCGCGCAATCATCCAGATAGGCCTTGCCCTCGTGCTTTCGCTGGTGGCGGCCACACTCATCTTCCGCTGGATGAGCAGTCGTCCGGTCAAGCAGGCCGCCGTACCCACAGTGCCCGTGGTGGTGGCCAAGATGCCCATCAAGAAAGGCAGCAAGATCCCCGAGGAGTCCCTTGTCGTGCGTCAGTACGCGCAGGAAGCGGAACCTGCGGGCGCTGTTGGCGATTTCGAGGGGCTGGTTGGCCGCACCGTGGCCATGGACGTGGGCGTGAACGAACCCGTGACCCGTTCCAAGCTGGTGGGCGACAAGCCCATCGGCGGCATCAGCGCCATGATCGCCCCCGGCAAGCGGGCCATGGCCGTCAAAGGCAACATGGTCATGGGGCTTTCCGGTTTCGTGCACCCGGGTGACCGCGTGGACGTGCTGGTTTCGCTCACCGAGGGACGCGAGGAAAAGCCCGTGACCAAGATGGTGCTGGAGTGGGTCAAGGTGCTGGCCACCGGAACCCAGCTGGACACGCCCACCGAGGAAGGCGTGACCGCGTCCGTGGACGTGTACACGTTGGAACTCTCGCCGCAGGAAAGTGAACGTCTGGCATTGGCCTCCACCCGCGGCACCCTGCATTTTGCCCTGCGCAATCTGGTGGACAACGCCACGGTGCTCACGCACGGGGAAACGCCCAAGTCGGCATTGGCCGCATTCCGGCCCAAGCCCAAGCCCAAAAAACGGGTCCGGGGCAAAAAGCAGGTCAGTGTGCAGGTCATCTCCGGCGCGGACGCCACCAAGGTCAAGTTTTAGGGGGGAGCGCAACAATGAAGACTTCATATGCAATACGAATCCTGACCGTGGCGCTGTGCGCACTGCTGTGTTCGGGCGTGGCCCGGGCCGGGGAGCGCGTGGATTCGGACGCGGCCAAGGTCGTGCGCGTGGTGGCCGGGAAATCCGTGGTGCTGAACACGGACAGGCCCGTGACCCGCGTGTCCATCGCCGATCCGGAAACCGCCGGGATGCTGCTGCTTTCGCCCCGGCAGATTTATCTGACCGGCAAGGAATTCGGCACCACCTCCCTGACCCTGTGGGACGGCCCCGGCGTCATGGACGTGTACGACGTGCAGGTCATCCCGGACGTGACCGGACTCAAGCGCATGCTGCACGAGCTTCTGCCGTCCGAGGACCGCATCAAGGTCATGGCCAATGCCGAGAACATCACACTGGCCGGAACCGTGACCGACGCGGCCAGCCTGACCGCGGCCCTGAACCTTGCCGAGACCGTGGCCCCGGAAAAGGTGGTCAACCTCATGCGCATGGACGGGGTGCAGCAGGTCATGCTGGAGGTCCGCGTGGCCGAAATGACCCGCACGGCCCTGCAGCGCATGGGTGTGAACTTCGAGGCCTGGACCGACGATTTCCTGTTCTATTCGTTCCTGAACAACCTGACCAGCTTCAACAACGACGGAACGCTCATCCAGCTCACCGACCGCATCAACAGCGTCATGCGCTACAACGGTTCCGGCAACATCGGCATGAACGCGTTTCTGGACGCGCTCAAGGCCCATGGCCTTGCCCGGGTGCTGGCCGAGCCGAACCTCATCTGCGTAAGCGGCGAAACAGCCAATTTCCTTGCGGGCGGCGAGGTGCCCATTCCCATCCCCCAGTCCTTCGGCACCGTGGCCATCGAGTTCAAGCCCTTTGGCGTGGGTCTCAAGTTCACGCCCACGGTCATGAGCGCCGGGGCCATCAACCTGCAGGTGGCGCCCGAAGTTTCGGATCTGGATTATTCCCGAGCCCTGCGCTTTGACGGATACGAAATTCCGGCCATTTCCACGCGCCGGGCCACAACCGTGGTGGAACTGGCCGACGGCCAGAGTTTCGCCATTGCCGGCCTGATCAGCGAATCCCTCAAGGAAAACAACCAGCGCTTTCCGGTGCTGGGCGATGTTCCGATCCTCGGAAGCCTGTTCCGCAGCTCGGATTATCAGGAAGACAAGACCGAATTGGTGATCATCGTCACCGCGCATCTGGTCAAGCCGCTGGACACGGACCAGCAGTCCCTGCCCACGGACGGGTTCCGCAAGCCCGACGATTACGAATTCTACCTGCTGGGCCTTTTGGAAGGGAAGGACTCGGCTTCCGGGTCGGACCCGCGCATGTTCCCGCCCCGGGAAAAGGTTTCGTCCGGCAGCGTTGTGCGGCCCGAGTCCGGATTTGACGGCGACGTGGGCCACGCATGGCCCAAATAAGGAGGACGCAATGACAACCAGACTGATGACCTTGACCATATTGTCGCTTTTCCTGGCCTCGGGCGGTTGTTCCATCGCCCAGGTGCAGCATGAGGAATCCACGCCCCGTTTCGGTTCTTCCGTGAAGATGGCCGTGCAGGACCAGACCCTCAACCCCCTGCCTGCGGGCACCGAGCCCGTGCGCGGCATGGACGGCAAATACACGCAGGCCGTGGTGGAAAAGTACCAGAGCGGCCCCAAGCCCGAAACCAAGAGCACGAACACCTCGGTGGCAGACATCATCATAGGGGGCAAGTGATGCGTTTTTCCGAGCCCCACGTGAACTGCTGGCGCGAGCTGCTGCTTATGCTGCTCATGACCGCGGTGCTCATGGCCGACATATTTGTCTTCGACAGTTTCAGCGCGGACCCCGGTCCGGCCCGACCCCGGTCCGAAGCCACTGCCGCGCGGTAGGAGAATCGTGATGGATAGCCGTATCATTCCCGTGACCCTGGCCCTTGCGGACCCGGAACAGCAAAAGCACATGCAGGCCATGATCGAGTCCATGCCCGCCGTGCGGTTGCAGCCCGAGGACGCCGAAACCATGGGCGTGCTGGTCTATGAGCCCGGCCCGAGCGTGAACGAGGACCTGCCGCATATCCTTCAGGCGTTGGAATCCGGGCAGGCCGAAGACGTGTATCTGGCCGGGGCTGCGCCGGACCCGGACCTGCTGATCCGGGCCATGCGGCACGGCATTCGAGAATTTCTGCGTTATCCGGTGGCACAGGACGATTTCCGCGCAGCGCTCATGCGCACGGCCATGCGCGCCAATCTGGAATCCGATGGATCGCGCGGTCGCATCGTCACGGTGCTGGGCGCCAAGCCCGGCATGGGCGTGACCACCATGGCCGTGAATCTGGCCGTGGCCGCCAACCGGGCCGCCCCCGGAAGCGTGGCCCTGCTGGATTTGCGCCAGCCCGCGGGGGACGCGCCCCTGTTCCTGGACCTTGCTCCCGAATACACCTGGGGCGATCTGGTGGGCGACATCACCCGGCTGGACGCCACCTATCTGCGCAGCGTCATGGCCGAGCACGAGTCCGGCCTGCATGTGCTGCCCGCGCCGCAGGACGCGACCCTGCCCGACGACCATGAATTGTACATGATTCTGGAACACCTGCGGCAGGCCTATGATCTGGTGGTGGTGGACGCCTCCATTTCGGAGATGGACGAACTGCCCAAGGAAGTGGAGCTGGCCGACTCGCTGCTGCTGGTCACGGAACTGGGCATGCCCGCCCTGTCGCGCACGGCCCGCGTGCTCAAGCGGTTGCGCTCGCTGGACCCGGACGCGCAGCGCCGCGTTCGGCTGGTGGTCAACCGCCATCTTCCGGATTCGGGGGTGGACGTTGGCGAAGCCGAAGCCGTGCTGGACACCAACGTGGCCTGGGCCGTTCCCCATGATTATCCGGCCGCGCTTTCGGCCATGAATCAGGGCGTGCCCATGGTGGACGCGGCACCCAGGTCCGCAGCCTCGCGCATGCTGGAACGCATGGCCGCAGAACTGGCACCGAATGCGGATGCGCCGCGCAAGCAGGCCTTTTCCCTCAGGGGACTCGTGGACCGTGTGCTCAGGCGTGGCGGCGACACGGCAACGGCCCCGGAGCGCACTCCTGAAACCGTGAGGGCAGGATCATGAATCTTGCCGAACGGTTGAACCGCAATCAGGCCAAGGCCAGGGTGCAGACGCGTCCCGCGCGCGAAGCTGAAGCGCGCGAGGAAAACAGCGAGTACTATTTCGACATCAAGACCCGTATCCATGCCCGGCTCATCGACCTTTTGGACCTGACCGTGCTGGACCGCCTTTCCGAAGAGGAAACCAAGGCGGAGATAGCCAGCGCCACCGAAGGATTGCTTTGGGAAGAATTCCAGAGCGCCCCGTTGAACATGGCCGAGCGCAAGCGCATGCTCTCCGAGATTCAGGACGAGGTCATCGGGTTGGGTCCGCTGGAGCCGTTCGTCAAGGACGACACGGTCAACGACATTCTGGTCAACGGCTACAAGCAGATTTTCGTGGAGCGCAAGGGCAAGCTGCAACTGACCAAGGCCCGGTTCCGCGACGACGACCACCTGCGCAAGATCATCGACCGCATCGTCTCTCGGGTGGGACGGCGCATCGATGAATCCCAGCCCATGGTGGACGCCCGCCTGCTGGACGGTTCCCGCGTCAACGCCATCATTCCGCCGCTGGCTCTGGACGGCCCGTCCCTGTCCATACGCAAGTTTTCCAAGGACCCTCTCGAAGTGCGCGACCTGATCGGGTTCGGCGCGTTCACCGATGAAATGGCCATGGTCTTCGACGGCATCGTCAAGTGCCGGCTGAACGTGATCATTTCCGGCGGTACGGGCTCGGGCAAGACCACGCTGCTCAACTGCCTCTCGCGCTTCATCCCCGAGGACGAGCGCATCGTGACCATCGAGGACGCGGCCGAATTGCAGATGAAGCAGGAGCACGTGGTGCGGCTTGA
This window encodes:
- a CDS encoding TadE/TadG family type IV pilus assembly protein, coding for MNRSRHNDHERSAGSRAGATAVEVGLLLPIVFMLIMGVIESGALCYSWLTVQRAAQEGARFAATGQGYEEGTRKTRIVEATSAMLDPLENGQKIITMRSWPDHSATGDGVEGNPGEPCQVVEVRVVYKYTPFTPLVSNMLPEVITLLGSGRKVNEPWYPCERASEGG
- a CDS encoding sigma-54-dependent transcriptional regulator, which translates into the protein MPIRVLVVDDDAPFQGLLVDALTELGYEVETASTAEEGVEKARAGRFDLALHDVKLPGMSGIEALPHLADAAPTMDVIVMTGYATKGSGVEAMKRGAYDYFTKPFSISEMDVVIRRALEKRKLEQELETLKRNLRVDSPLGNIIGQSRPMQLVKERIERVAELDADVLVVGETGTGKELVSDTIHALSARASGPFVKLNCAAIPENLLESELFGHEKGAFTGANAVKKGRFEQARGGTILLDEIGDMPLHLQPKLLRAVEQKQVERLGGMAPISFDVRIIAATNRELEKRVAEGEFRSDLFYRLNIATIALPALRERMDDLPQLAERFIQRANRRLGTDIAGISPEAMGIMMAYDWPGNVRQLANAVERAAIFCKGSHITPAEVDLAFSRAVPQGGVQGVPVALDPDTTLKQAMQDYERTLISEAMTRTGGVQTEAAALLGISPKNLWNKIRKHGLDPMEFVQT
- a CDS encoding TadE/TadG family type IV pilus assembly protein; protein product: MNTNDSKRSGMAATELALMLPFIFLLLFMLVEGANAMHMYSSLQEASREGARLVLMEGESADVTSLVRALVSDVPPESLTTTVNTVESEVTVIVSCQYTPFNGGEDGYEFLTGSNDPFVLKAQTTMPRQ
- the cpaB gene encoding Flp pilus assembly protein CpaB; its protein translation is MSRSSRAIIQIGLALVLSLVAATLIFRWMSSRPVKQAAVPTVPVVVAKMPIKKGSKIPEESLVVRQYAQEAEPAGAVGDFEGLVGRTVAMDVGVNEPVTRSKLVGDKPIGGISAMIAPGKRAMAVKGNMVMGLSGFVHPGDRVDVLVSLTEGREEKPVTKMVLEWVKVLATGTQLDTPTEEGVTASVDVYTLELSPQESERLALASTRGTLHFALRNLVDNATVLTHGETPKSALAAFRPKPKPKKRVRGKKQVSVQVISGADATKVKF
- the pstC gene encoding phosphate ABC transporter permease subunit PstC translates to MFDRRKKENLIRGAFFVVASISIIALGLIVYFLVSEALPTFTGFDAMGEQHGGVSFFDFIFGAEWKPISENPQWGILPLIMGSVWVTLLSSIIAIPLGVMTAVYLAEIAPDKVREVVKPMVELLASLPSVVIGFFGLAVVAPILLEVFDIRFGVNMLNASIMLAFMAVPTITSIAEDAVHSVPDELKEGSLALGATHFETIRRVILPASLSGLSTAVILGMSRSIGETMVVLMVAGGAARIPTSIFDPVRPMPASIAAEMGETSFGLERHYFALFAIAMVLFVITFLFNLLADHIAHKYKQVGAATL
- a CDS encoding Flp family type IVb pilin — protein: MTKMMQLIRNDEGATALEYGLIAALIAAAIVTAVTALGTNVSGTFNGIASKMTVTP
- the pstA gene encoding phosphate ABC transporter permease PstA, encoding MVHDSIADQITDDTGLNTRRKLTQEFWFFLFRMAVVINGLALFIIVGYMVYYGLPAISWDFLTGLPTEGGLAGGILPCIMGTFYLSMGSMLLALPMGVASAIYLHEYARPGLFMRIVRLAINNLAGVPSVVFGLFGMAFFVASRDLGGLGMGVSIAAGSLTLAVLILPVIIGTSEEALRSVPDTYREASLGLGATKWQTIVRVVLPAALPGVLTGSILSISRAAGETAAIMFTAAASYNPRLAGSIFDEVMALPYQIYSLSVSSTDPERTLPLQYGTSLVLITLVLGMNLIAIVLRSKLRKRLTK
- a CDS encoding vWA domain-containing protein, whose amino-acid sequence is MDTNFSRAATTRSFSRLRQPCPGNSRSGAVSILMGVVVSALVLSVGLAVDLGNLYMAKTKLQAAVDSAALAGSLELPYDPDVSNGRVVAAVNAMLEKNYPDAEVESITSGSDIRSVNVLAKANVSTLLMGVAGITDKWISAKASAGFNKLEVVFVVDNSGSMKGTPINMVRAAALNLVDLILPDGADPGSKVGLVPFKGTVRLQDDVQDGLPAGCRNWDGSEYTGMHEDFMPMYWALPDYYRNWVTLDTCSGIPKSHGLTGDKYAITQTLNRMDAQGVWSGTIIPMGMKWGRLMLTPGAPYPQAGDPEEYRKILILLTDGDNEDGGCGGRYAQSYEPNNYWTNAYYGMGVDSAHCEDGGQLNSDMLEQAQLAKDSDIEIFTIRFGNSDTTDVALMKQIASSKPGTDDHYFDAPSVYDIDDVFKKIGRHLGWRLLN
- a CDS encoding Flp family type IVb pilin; the encoded protein is MIRTKQLICDEDGATALEYGLIAALIAAAIVTAVTALGTNVAGTFNGIASKMTVTP
- a CDS encoding A24 family peptidase — protein: MDIAAAITLLAALAIAVITDLRSQRIPNWLTFPLMLSGLVAHAVANGLDGLLFASAGFGLGLGVMLVPFLLGMMGAGDVKLMAGVGAWLGASTAFAAFIFTCLVGGVYALVVLLRHMDHLKAVLANFRASVFILLSSHRFEYVPVKSERVLPRLCYGVAIAAGTLASMGLAFHRTGLFYAP
- a CDS encoding Flp family type IVb pilin, which gives rise to MTKMMQLIRSDEGATALEYGLIAALIAAAIVTAVTALGTNVSGTFNGIASKMTVTP